The following proteins are encoded in a genomic region of Anomaloglossus baeobatrachus isolate aAnoBae1 unplaced genomic scaffold, aAnoBae1.hap1 Scaffold_258, whole genome shotgun sequence:
- the LOC142263439 gene encoding uncharacterized protein LOC142263439, with product MEEWEYLEGHKDLYKDVMMEDPLPLTSPGLSSKRTTPERCPRPLLPQDCKQEDPDVPKDVFPPALSTDDCIGSSDGSLISSEFITDDESIPHDTYEEHVVVPDIPSVLPRKSLSSDLFKKVQNSDLSQNFKQNKSYRRDVEYETAPTREKPFSCSKCGKCFTRKSNLNMHEKTHTGEKTFSCSECGKCFTWKSHLVDHQKYHTGKKAFSCQECGKCFIQKSYFVRHQKLHTGEKPFSCSECGKCFTQKSTLVVHQRSHTGEKPFSCSECGKCFIQKSDLVVHQRSHTGEKPFSCSKCGQYFTSKSHFLKHHKIHTGEKPFSCSECGKCFTQKSTLVVHQRSHTGEKPFSCSECGKCFIQKSDLVVHQRSHTGEKPFSCSKCGQCFTSKSTLVVHQRSHTGEKPFSCSECGKCFIQKSALVVHQRSHTGEKPFSCSKCGQCFTSKSHFLKHHKIHTGEKPFSCSECGKWFTQKSTLVVHQRSHTGEKPFSCSECGKCFIEKSVLVVHQRSHTGVKPFSCSECGKCFIQKSDLVVHQRSHTGEKPFSCSKCGQCFTSKSHFLKHHKIHTGEKPFSCSECGKCFTQKSTLVVHQRSHTGEKPFSCSECGKCFIRKEHLVRHQRSHTGEKPFSCSECGKCFIRKAHLVRHQRSHTGEKPFSCSECGQCFTSKSGLVKHVKMLHREGNLFHVVNN from the exons atggaggagtgggagtatttagaaggacacaaagatctgtacaaggacgtcatgatggaggatcccctgcccctcacatcaccag gtctatccagtaagaggacaacaccagagagatgtccccgtcctcttctcccacaggactgtaaacaagaagaccccgatgttcctaaggatgtgtttcctccagctctatcca cagatgactgtattgggagttcagatggatctctaatatcttcagaatttataacagatgatgaaagtatcccacatgatacatatgaagagcatgttgttgtcccagatataccttcaGTCCTTCCTAGGAaatctctatcatctgatcttttcaaaaaagtccaaaattccgatttatcacagaattttaagcaaaataaaagttacagaagggatgttgaATACGAAactgctcctacaagggagaaaccattttcatgttcaaaatgtgggaaatgttttaccaggaaatcaaatCTTAATATGCatgaaaaaactcacacaggggagaagaccttttcatgttcagagtgtgggaaatgttttacttggaaatcacatcttgttgaccatcaaaaatatcacactgggaagaaggcattttcatgtcaagaatgtgggaaatgttttattcagaaatcatactttgttagacatcagaaacttcacacaggggagaaaccattttcatgttcagaatgtggtaaatgttttactcagaaatcaactcttgttgtgcatcaaagatctcacactggggagaagccattttcatgttcagaatgtgggaaatgttttattcagaaatcagatcttgttgtgcatcaaagatctcacacaggggagaagccattttcatgttcaaaatgtgggcaaTATTTTACTAGTAAATCACATTTTCTTaaacatcataaaattcacacaggggagaagccattttcatgttcagaatgtgggaaatgttttactcagaaatcaactcttgttgtgcatcaaagatctcacactggggagaagccattttcatgttcagaatgtgggaaatgttttattcagaaatcagatcttgttgtgcatcaaagatctcacacaggggagaagccattttcatgttcaaaatgtgggcaatgttttactagtaaatcaactcttgttgtacatcaaagatctcacactggggagaagccattttcatgttcagaatgtgggaaatgttttattcagaaatcagctcttgttgtgcatcaaagatctcacacaggggagaagccattttcatgttcaaaatgtgggcaatgttttactagtaaatcacaTTTTCTTaaacatcataaaattcacacaggggagaagccattttcatgttcagaatgtgggaaatggtttactcagaaatcaactcttgttgtgcatcaaagatctcacactggggagaagccattttcatgttcagaatgtgggaaatgttttattgagaaatcagttcttgttgtgcatcaaagatctcacacaggggtgaagccattttcatgttcagaatgtgggaaatgttttattcagaaatcagatcttgttgtgcatcaaagatctcacacaggggagaagccattttcatgttcaaaatgtgggcaatgttttactagtaaatcacaTTTTCTTaaacatcataaaattcacacaggggagaagccattttcatgttcagaatgtgggaaatgttttactcagaaatcaactcttgttgtgcatcaaagatctcacactggggagaagccattttcatgttcagaatgtgggaaatgttttattcggaaagaacatcttgttaggcatcaaagatctcacacaggagagaagccgttttcatgttcagaatgtgggaaatgttttattcgtaaagcacatcttgttaggcatcaaagatctcacacaggagagaagccgttttcatgttcagaatgtgggcaatgttttactagtaaatcaggtcttgttaaacatgtgaagatgcTGCACAGGGaagggaacctttttcatgttgtgaataattga
- the LOC142263437 gene encoding uncharacterized protein LOC142263437 isoform X2 → MVPTILDPLSGDLLYKRILLIDPSRMDMDRDKMAERILHLTLEILFRLTGEDYTVVKKTSSERCQAPVSEGWGRPLSPITGPPPHPPIREDINDQKILELTYKMIELLTGEVPIRCQDVTVYFSMEEWEYLEGHKDLYKDVMMKVPQPLTSPGLYSKRTTPERCPRPLLPQDCKQEDPDVPQDVFPPALSNDCIGSSDGSLISSEFITDDESIPHDTYEEHVVVPDIPSVLPRKSLSSDLFKKVQNSDLSQNCKQNKSYRRDVEYETAPTREKPFSCSKCGKCFTRKSNLNIHEKTHTGEKTFSCSECGKCFTWKSNLVVHQRSHTGEKPFSCSECGKCFTRKSHLVEHQKYHTGKKAFSCQECGKCFIQKSYFVRHQKLHTGEKPFSCSECGKCFSWKSHLVEHQRSHTGDKPFSCSECGKCFIRKSCFVRHQKLHTGEKPFSCSECGKCFSRKSELVEHQRSHTGEKPFSCSECGKCFIQKSVLVVHQRSHTGEKPFSCSECGKCFTQKSALVVHQRSHTGEKPFSCSECGKSFIEKSVLVVHQRSHTGMKPFSCSECGKCFIQKSDLVVHQRSHTGEKPFSCSKCGQCFTSKSHFLKHHKIHTGEKPFSCSECGKCFIEKSVLIVHQRCHTGEKPFSCSECGKYFIRKEHLVRHQRSHTREKPFSCSECGQCFTSKSGLVKHVKMLHREGNLFHVVNN, encoded by the exons gtccctacaatattggatccactcagtggagatcttctatataagagaatcctcctgattgacccatcaaggatggatatggacagggacaagatggcggagaggatattacacctcaccctagagatcctgttccggcttactggagag gattacacagtagtgaagaagacctctagtgagcgctgtcaggcccctgtgtctgagggatggggaagacccctgagcccaatcacggggcctccacctcaccccccgatacgtgaggacatcaatgaccagaagatcctagaactcacctacaagatgattgagctgctgactggagag gttcctataaggtgtcaggacgtcaccgtctatttctccatggaggagtgggagtatttagaaggacacaaagatctgtacaaggacgtcatgatgaaggttccccagcccctcacatcaccag gtctatacagtaagaggacaacaccagagagatgtccccgtcctcttctcccacaggactgtaaacaagaagaccccgatgttcctcaggatgtgtttcctccagctctatcca atgactgtattgggagttcagatggatctctaatatcttcagaatttataacagatgatgaaagtatcccacatgatacatatgaagagcatgttgttgtcccagatataccttcaGTCCTTCCTAGGAaatctctatcatctgatcttttcaaaaaagtccaaaattccgatttatcacagaattgtaagcaaaataaaagttacagaagggatgttgaATACGAAactgctcctacaagggagaaaccattttcatgttcaaaatgtgggaaatgttttaccaggaaatcaaatCTTAATATCCatgaaaaaactcacacaggggagaagaccttttcatgttcagagtgtgggaaatgttttacttggaaatcaaatcttgttgtgcatcaaagatctcacacaggtgagaagccattttcatgttcagagtgtgggaaatgttttaccaggaaatcacatcttgttgagcatcaaaaatatcacactgggaagaaggcattttcatgtcaagaatgtgggaaatgttttattcagaaatcatactttgttagacatcagaaacttcacacaggggagaaaccattttcatgttcagagtgtgggaaatgttttagttggaaatcacatcttgttgagcatcaaagatctcacacaggagacaaaccattttcatgttcagaatgtggaaaatgttttattcggaaatcatgctttgttagacatcagaaacttcacacaggggagaaaccattttcatgttcagagtgtgggaaatgttttagtcggaaatcagaacttgttgagcatcaaagatctcacacaggagaaaagccattttcatgttcagaatgtgggaaatgttttattcagaaatcagttcttgttgtgcatcaaagatctcacacaggggagaagccattttcatgttcagaatgtggtaaatgttttactcagaaatcagctcttgttgtgcatcaaagatctcacactggggagaagccattttcatgttcagaatgtgggaaatcttttattgagaaatcagttcttgttgtgcatcaaagatctcacacagggatgaagccattttcatgttcagaatgtgggaaatgttttattcagaaatcagatcttgttgtgcatcaaagatctcacacaggggagaagccattttcatgttcaaaatgtgggcaatgttttactagtaaatcacaTTTTCTTaaacatcataaaattcacacaggggagaagccattttcatgttcagaatgtgggaaatgttttattgagaaatcagttcttattgtgcatcaaagatgtcacacaggggagaagccgttttcatgttcagaatgtgggaaatattttattcgGAAAGaacatcttgttaggcatcaaagatctcacacaagagagaagccattttcatgttcagaatgtgggcaatgttttactagtaaatcaggtcttgttaaacatgtgaagatgcTGCACAGGGaagggaacctttttcatgttgtgaataattga
- the LOC142263437 gene encoding uncharacterized protein LOC142263437 isoform X3, whose protein sequence is MDMDRDKMAERILHLTLEILFRLTGEDYTVVKKTSSERCQAPVSEGWGRPLSPITGPPPHPPIREDINDQKILELTYKMIELLTGEVPIRCQDVTVYFSMEEWEYLEGHKDLYKDVMMKVPQPLTSPGLYSKRTTPERCPRPLLPQDCKQEDPDVPQDVFPPALSTDDCIGSSDGSLISSEFITDDESIPHDTYEEHVVVPDIPSVLPRKSLSSDLFKKVQNSDLSQNCKQNKSYRRDVEYETAPTREKPFSCSKCGKCFTRKSNLNIHEKTHTGEKTFSCSECGKCFTWKSNLVVHQRSHTGEKPFSCSECGKCFTRKSHLVEHQKYHTGKKAFSCQECGKCFIQKSYFVRHQKLHTGEKPFSCSECGKCFSWKSHLVEHQRSHTGDKPFSCSECGKCFIRKSCFVRHQKLHTGEKPFSCSECGKCFSRKSELVEHQRSHTGEKPFSCSECGKCFIQKSVLVVHQRSHTGEKPFSCSECGKCFTQKSALVVHQRSHTGEKPFSCSECGKSFIEKSVLVVHQRSHTGMKPFSCSECGKCFIQKSDLVVHQRSHTGEKPFSCSKCGQCFTSKSHFLKHHKIHTGEKPFSCSECGKCFIEKSVLIVHQRCHTGEKPFSCSECGKYFIRKEHLVRHQRSHTREKPFSCSECGQCFTSKSGLVKHVKMLHREGNLFHVVNN, encoded by the exons atggatatggacagggacaagatggcggagaggatattacacctcaccctagagatcctgttccggcttactggagag gattacacagtagtgaagaagacctctagtgagcgctgtcaggcccctgtgtctgagggatggggaagacccctgagcccaatcacggggcctccacctcaccccccgatacgtgaggacatcaatgaccagaagatcctagaactcacctacaagatgattgagctgctgactggagag gttcctataaggtgtcaggacgtcaccgtctatttctccatggaggagtgggagtatttagaaggacacaaagatctgtacaaggacgtcatgatgaaggttccccagcccctcacatcaccag gtctatacagtaagaggacaacaccagagagatgtccccgtcctcttctcccacaggactgtaaacaagaagaccccgatgttcctcaggatgtgtttcctccagctctatcca cagatgactgtattgggagttcagatggatctctaatatcttcagaatttataacagatgatgaaagtatcccacatgatacatatgaagagcatgttgttgtcccagatataccttcaGTCCTTCCTAGGAaatctctatcatctgatcttttcaaaaaagtccaaaattccgatttatcacagaattgtaagcaaaataaaagttacagaagggatgttgaATACGAAactgctcctacaagggagaaaccattttcatgttcaaaatgtgggaaatgttttaccaggaaatcaaatCTTAATATCCatgaaaaaactcacacaggggagaagaccttttcatgttcagagtgtgggaaatgttttacttggaaatcaaatcttgttgtgcatcaaagatctcacacaggtgagaagccattttcatgttcagagtgtgggaaatgttttaccaggaaatcacatcttgttgagcatcaaaaatatcacactgggaagaaggcattttcatgtcaagaatgtgggaaatgttttattcagaaatcatactttgttagacatcagaaacttcacacaggggagaaaccattttcatgttcagagtgtgggaaatgttttagttggaaatcacatcttgttgagcatcaaagatctcacacaggagacaaaccattttcatgttcagaatgtggaaaatgttttattcggaaatcatgctttgttagacatcagaaacttcacacaggggagaaaccattttcatgttcagagtgtgggaaatgttttagtcggaaatcagaacttgttgagcatcaaagatctcacacaggagaaaagccattttcatgttcagaatgtgggaaatgttttattcagaaatcagttcttgttgtgcatcaaagatctcacacaggggagaagccattttcatgttcagaatgtggtaaatgttttactcagaaatcagctcttgttgtgcatcaaagatctcacactggggagaagccattttcatgttcagaatgtgggaaatcttttattgagaaatcagttcttgttgtgcatcaaagatctcacacagggatgaagccattttcatgttcagaatgtgggaaatgttttattcagaaatcagatcttgttgtgcatcaaagatctcacacaggggagaagccattttcatgttcaaaatgtgggcaatgttttactagtaaatcacaTTTTCTTaaacatcataaaattcacacaggggagaagccattttcatgttcagaatgtgggaaatgttttattgagaaatcagttcttattgtgcatcaaagatgtcacacaggggagaagccgttttcatgttcagaatgtgggaaatattttattcgGAAAGaacatcttgttaggcatcaaagatctcacacaagagagaagccattttcatgttcagaatgtgggcaatgttttactagtaaatcaggtcttgttaaacatgtgaagatgcTGCACAGGGaagggaacctttttcatgttgtgaataattga
- the LOC142263437 gene encoding uncharacterized protein LOC142263437 isoform X1: MVPTILDPLSGDLLYKRILLIDPSRMDMDRDKMAERILHLTLEILFRLTGEDYTVVKKTSSERCQAPVSEGWGRPLSPITGPPPHPPIREDINDQKILELTYKMIELLTGEVPIRCQDVTVYFSMEEWEYLEGHKDLYKDVMMKVPQPLTSPGLYSKRTTPERCPRPLLPQDCKQEDPDVPQDVFPPALSTDDCIGSSDGSLISSEFITDDESIPHDTYEEHVVVPDIPSVLPRKSLSSDLFKKVQNSDLSQNCKQNKSYRRDVEYETAPTREKPFSCSKCGKCFTRKSNLNIHEKTHTGEKTFSCSECGKCFTWKSNLVVHQRSHTGEKPFSCSECGKCFTRKSHLVEHQKYHTGKKAFSCQECGKCFIQKSYFVRHQKLHTGEKPFSCSECGKCFSWKSHLVEHQRSHTGDKPFSCSECGKCFIRKSCFVRHQKLHTGEKPFSCSECGKCFSRKSELVEHQRSHTGEKPFSCSECGKCFIQKSVLVVHQRSHTGEKPFSCSECGKCFTQKSALVVHQRSHTGEKPFSCSECGKSFIEKSVLVVHQRSHTGMKPFSCSECGKCFIQKSDLVVHQRSHTGEKPFSCSKCGQCFTSKSHFLKHHKIHTGEKPFSCSECGKCFIEKSVLIVHQRCHTGEKPFSCSECGKYFIRKEHLVRHQRSHTREKPFSCSECGQCFTSKSGLVKHVKMLHREGNLFHVVNN; this comes from the exons gtccctacaatattggatccactcagtggagatcttctatataagagaatcctcctgattgacccatcaaggatggatatggacagggacaagatggcggagaggatattacacctcaccctagagatcctgttccggcttactggagag gattacacagtagtgaagaagacctctagtgagcgctgtcaggcccctgtgtctgagggatggggaagacccctgagcccaatcacggggcctccacctcaccccccgatacgtgaggacatcaatgaccagaagatcctagaactcacctacaagatgattgagctgctgactggagag gttcctataaggtgtcaggacgtcaccgtctatttctccatggaggagtgggagtatttagaaggacacaaagatctgtacaaggacgtcatgatgaaggttccccagcccctcacatcaccag gtctatacagtaagaggacaacaccagagagatgtccccgtcctcttctcccacaggactgtaaacaagaagaccccgatgttcctcaggatgtgtttcctccagctctatcca cagatgactgtattgggagttcagatggatctctaatatcttcagaatttataacagatgatgaaagtatcccacatgatacatatgaagagcatgttgttgtcccagatataccttcaGTCCTTCCTAGGAaatctctatcatctgatcttttcaaaaaagtccaaaattccgatttatcacagaattgtaagcaaaataaaagttacagaagggatgttgaATACGAAactgctcctacaagggagaaaccattttcatgttcaaaatgtgggaaatgttttaccaggaaatcaaatCTTAATATCCatgaaaaaactcacacaggggagaagaccttttcatgttcagagtgtgggaaatgttttacttggaaatcaaatcttgttgtgcatcaaagatctcacacaggtgagaagccattttcatgttcagagtgtgggaaatgttttaccaggaaatcacatcttgttgagcatcaaaaatatcacactgggaagaaggcattttcatgtcaagaatgtgggaaatgttttattcagaaatcatactttgttagacatcagaaacttcacacaggggagaaaccattttcatgttcagagtgtgggaaatgttttagttggaaatcacatcttgttgagcatcaaagatctcacacaggagacaaaccattttcatgttcagaatgtggaaaatgttttattcggaaatcatgctttgttagacatcagaaacttcacacaggggagaaaccattttcatgttcagagtgtgggaaatgttttagtcggaaatcagaacttgttgagcatcaaagatctcacacaggagaaaagccattttcatgttcagaatgtgggaaatgttttattcagaaatcagttcttgttgtgcatcaaagatctcacacaggggagaagccattttcatgttcagaatgtggtaaatgttttactcagaaatcagctcttgttgtgcatcaaagatctcacactggggagaagccattttcatgttcagaatgtgggaaatcttttattgagaaatcagttcttgttgtgcatcaaagatctcacacagggatgaagccattttcatgttcagaatgtgggaaatgttttattcagaaatcagatcttgttgtgcatcaaagatctcacacaggggagaagccattttcatgttcaaaatgtgggcaatgttttactagtaaatcacaTTTTCTTaaacatcataaaattcacacaggggagaagccattttcatgttcagaatgtgggaaatgttttattgagaaatcagttcttattgtgcatcaaagatgtcacacaggggagaagccgttttcatgttcagaatgtgggaaatattttattcgGAAAGaacatcttgttaggcatcaaagatctcacacaagagagaagccattttcatgttcagaatgtgggcaatgttttactagtaaatcaggtcttgttaaacatgtgaagatgcTGCACAGGGaagggaacctttttcatgttgtgaataattga